The nucleotide window TGACCCCGGACGCCGTGCCCGGGCCCGCGCGGGCCCGGGGACGGCGGGGCGTCACAGCCCGGGGATCTCGTGGTTGCGGAACGCGTCCACGAACAGCCGGTGGTCGTCGCGGACGACCGCCGCGTACTCGGTGCCGAACTCCGTCATCGCCGCGACGAACGCCGACTCGTCCGCGCCGATCACCGCGCTGATCGCGTCCTCGACCTGGAACCCGACGAGGGTGTGGTCGGAGTCGGTGTCGGACACGCAGTGGATCTTGGCGGTGGCGCGGCCCAGGTCGTCCAGGACGGGCACCATCTCGTCCGGCTCGGTCAGCGCCGACCAGTCCAGGTCCGCCTCGTAGGGGGACAGCTCCTGCACGACGTACCCGACGCCGTCCAGCTCGGTGTACCCGAGCCAGGGGTCGGTGTTGGCCTGCAGCGCGCGCCGCGACACCGCGGTGCGGTGGCCGTGGTGGCGGAAGTAGGCGCGGATGTGGGCGTCGTCGACGATCCGGGACGGCGCCGCGACGTTGCCCTGCTTCATCGACAGGATGACGTCGTTCTCCAGCGCCTGGCTGTGCCCCTCGACCAGGATCGTGTACGCCGACAGGCCCGCCGACCCGATCCCGAACCCCGAGGACCCGACGATGTCCTTCACCGCGTAGGTCAGCTCCCGGAACCGCTTGTCGGCCGGGATGGTGTCCAGGTAGGCGCGGTAGGCGGCCTCGACGCGGGCGCGCTCGGCGTCGTCCAGCCGCCGGTGCCCGGGGTGCTCGCGGAACCGCCGCCCGTCGCTCTCCACCCGCGTCAGCCGGTCCAGCAGCGCGATCCGCGTGGACGACAGCGCCGCGACGAGCACGTCCCGGACGTACCCGTCGGCGGTGTCCAGGGTCAGCGCGAACGCGTCGTCGTCGCCGTGCTCGGCGAAGTGCCGGACCTGGTCGACGTAGGCGCGGACGTAGGTCTCGATGAGGCGGCGGATGTCGGCGTCCGACAGCGCCTTGCCCCACGCCAGCAGCGCCACGCTCGCCGCCAGCCGCTTCACGTCCCAGGTGAAGTGCCCGACGTAGGCCTCGTCGAAGTCGTTGACGTCGAACACGAACACGCCGTCGTCGTTCATGTAGGTGCCGAAGTTCTGCGCGTGCAGGTCCCCCTGGATCCACACCCGGGACGTGCGCTCGTCGGCCCACGGGTCCTCGTCGAGGGCCATGTCGGCATAGAACAGGCACGCGCTGCCCCGGTA belongs to Actinomadura rubteroloni and includes:
- a CDS encoding DUF2252 domain-containing protein, encoding MAGITAALRDRDPKDRRAEIVRVLVEAFAPLMDRAPAEFRRRFRRMASDPFAFYRGSACLFYADMALDEDPWADERTSRVWIQGDLHAQNFGTYMNDDGVFVFDVNDFDEAYVGHFTWDVKRLAASVALLAWGKALSDADIRRLIETYVRAYVDQVRHFAEHGDDDAFALTLDTADGYVRDVLVAALSSTRIALLDRLTRVESDGRRFREHPGHRRLDDAERARVEAAYRAYLDTIPADKRFRELTYAVKDIVGSSGFGIGSAGLSAYTILVEGHSQALENDVILSMKQGNVAAPSRIVDDAHIRAYFRHHGHRTAVSRRALQANTDPWLGYTELDGVGYVVQELSPYEADLDWSALTEPDEMVPVLDDLGRATAKIHCVSDTDSDHTLVGFQVEDAISAVIGADESAFVAAMTEFGTEYAAVVRDDHRLFVDAFRNHEIPGL